The region GGCCCACGCCGATGCGCAGGCGGCCGACGCGGCGCTGGTGCAAGCCAATGCCGTGGCGGCGCAAACGGATGCCGCGGCGCTGGCCCTCATCTCGGATGCGGACGCCGCCCACGCCGCCGCCGTGCAAGCCATCGCCGACCAGACCGATGCCGTGGCACTCACGCAGGCTGCCGACGCGGCGGCGGCGGCGGCAGCGGCGGCAACGCTGGCGGCCAGCCTGACCGACGCCAACGCCCTGCACCTGGCAGCCGATGCGGCAGCGGCAGCGGCCCTGCAAGCGCAGGCACAGGCAGACCTGACGGATGCCGCGTCGCTGACGGTGGCGGCGAATGCCGATGCCGCAGCCGCGGCCGCCGCCCAGGCCCAGGCCGACCTGACCGACGCCAGCCAGCTGTTCGTGCTGAGCCAGAATGCCCTGCACAATCCGCTGACGGTCGCCGACTTCAGCACCGGCCTGCCGGCTGCCGGCGGCGACGTCATCGACATGTCGGCCATCGCCCACCTGACGGCGTCGGTGGCGGTGGGCGTCAACCTGAGCACGGACTTTGGCAACGACAACCTGTTCATCTTCGACGGCACATCCGTGTCGATCGGCGCGGCGGCCAGCGCCATCGCGGCCGACAGCAGCGTGCTGTCGGGCCAGGGCTACATCGTCATCGCCGATGCGCAGAACAGCGGTGCCGTGACGGTGTATCACTCGAGCGACCTGAGTAGCGCCAATGCCATCGACACGGCGCTGGTGCTGCTGAGCGGCGTGAATATCACGCAATTGACGGCGGCCAATTTCCATGTCTGAAACCATCGCCATGCAAGGCTAGCTGAAACGGGTACGGGAGCGCGGCGGTTCTGCCGCCGCACTCCCGCTATCCAGTGATACCGAATGCAGATCTGCAGGCCGCACGGCCGGAAAAACACGGGATGAGATCACGCAGTTTCCCAGCAATACCCCTCCGCCGGGCCCTCTGGCCCGGCATCCTGCCCTGCATCGCGGCCGTACTGGCGGCCGTTGCCATGGCAACGGCCGCACCAGATGCCAGCGCCCAGAGCAGTACGGCGTGGAATTTCGACCAGGTCTTGCAGCAGGCGCTGCAAAGCCATCCGGCGGTACAGGGCAAACGCTCGGCGCAGGCGGCCGCGCGGGCCGACCTCGATGGTGCCCAATGGCAGCGCTTTCCCAGCCTGTCGGCCGAAGTCCCCACCGGTTCGCAGGAAACGGGCGGCGTGGTGCGCATCGAGCAGCCGTTGTGGAGCGGCGGGCGCATCGACGCCGGCATCGACGCGGCCGGCAGCCGGGTCGATGCGGCCGGCGCGGCCATTGAGGAAGAACGCCTGAGCCTGTCGCTGCGCGTGATCGCCGCCTACACGGAAGCGCTGCGCCAGACGGCGCGCGTGCGCTCGGCCGAAACGGGGCTGGCCGAGCACCAGCGCCTGCTGGACATGATCAAGCGCCGCGTGGCGCAGTCGGTCAGTTCGCAAACGGACCAGCGCCTGGCCGAGTCGCGCGCCTACCAGGCGGCCAACGACGTGTCGAGCGCGCGCCAGGCGCTGGAGAACGCGCTGGCGCAGCTGTCGCAGCTGGCCGGCAAGCCCGTGCGCCTCGTCAGCGCCACCGGGGTCGGCGTGGGCGAACCGCTGCCCGACGCCAGCCTGGAGCGCGTCATGCGCCAGGCCATCGCCTACTCGCCCACCCTGCAGCGCCTCGATTTCGAAGCGCAGGCGGCCGACTCGGAAATCACCATGCAGCGCTCGGCCTACATGCCGAAAGTCGTGCTGCGCATGGAAAAACCCACGGGCGGCATCAACGCCGACAACCGCACGCGCGCCATGCTGGTGCTGCAGGCGCAGCCGGGCGCCGGCCTGTCGGCGAAGGCCGGCGTGGATGCCGCCGTGGCCCGGCGCGAAGGCGCGCGCGCGGCGCACGACGTGGCCGAGCGCGAGGTGCGCGAACGCTTCACCCTCGACTGGAACGAGGCCGAAGCGAGCCGCCAGCGCCTGGGCAACGCGGGCGAGGCCAGCACCACCTCGACGCAGGTATTCGAATCGTATGCGCGCCAGTACGTGATCGGCCGCAAGAGCTGGAACGACGTGCTCAACGCCGTGCGCGAAGCAACGCAGGCGCAATTTTCACTGGAAGACACGCGCGCGCAGGCGATCGCCGCCAGCCTACGCCTGGCCGCGCAGACGGGCACCCTGGCCGGACGCACGGCGCCGGCCGGCACGGCGCGCGCGAATTGACACCGACATCATGCAAACAGGAGACAGCGTGGATACCTCCATCAAACATGGCTTGCTGACGCTCACCGAGCGCGCCGCGCGCCTGACGGGACAGCACCTGGCCGCCGCCCGCCTGGCCGACTTGCAGCGCCAGCTCGATGACATAAACGACGACGCCGGCCCCGGCGTGGCCCTCACTACCGTCTGGCAGGCGGCCGGGCTGGAAGGCGCGGCGCGCCTGCTGCACGAGCCGACGCCGGGCGAACTGCCGTTCGCCGTCTACAGCGCCAGCACGGGCTGGGGCTTGCTGCAAGCGCGCGGCGCCGATGGCGCCTGGAGTGGCGAAGGCATCGACGGGCGCCCCTTGCAACTGGCCTCGCTGGCCGGCCTGGCCTGCGTGGGACTGCCGCGGCGCGCGGAAAAAAGCGCGGCCCGCCCCGGCGCCCTGGGCCTCGTGCGCAATGCGCTGTGGCTGAAAAAGAGCGTGTTTGTCGACGCCGTGCTGGCCACGGCGCTGGTGACCCTGCTGACCATGGCCACCTCGCTGTTTTCCATGCAGGTGTACGACCGCGTGATCCCCAACCAGAGCTTCAGCACCCTGTGGGTGCTGGTAGTCGGCGTGGCGCTGTCGATCGGCCTCGAATTCATCCTCAAGCAGGTGCGCAGCCGCATCGTCGACCACTCGTGCAATGACGTCGACCACGAATTGTCCGAGTGGTTCTTCCAGCGCATGCTGGGCATCCGCATGGAGGCGCGTCCCGCTTCCGTCGGTACCCTGGCGGCGCAGGTGAAGGGGTTCGAGATGGTGCGCGGCGTGCTGACGTCGACGTCGCTGTTCGTGCTGACGGACGTGCCCTTCGCCCTGATCTTCCTCGCCATGATCACCATCATCGGCGGCTGGCTGGTGGTGGTGCCGCTGGTGGCGCTGCCGCTGGCCCTCGTGTGCGGCCTGATGTTCCAGCGCGCCATCCAGAACCACACGCGCAAGAACCTCAACGCCAGCAACCGCAAGGCCGGCTTGCTGGTGGAAGCCGTCGACGGCGTCGAGACGCTGAAAGGCAGCAGCGCCGAATGGATGATGCAGGCGCGCTGGGCCGAGCTGGTGGCCGAGACCAGCCACGCGGAGCAGAATATCCGCGACTATGCGGCCCTGTCGCAAAACATCACGGCCGCCTTCCAGCAGCTGACCAACGTCGCCCTCATTTCCATGGGCGCCTGGTTCGTCGCCGAAAACCAGATGACCATGGGCGCCCTGATGGCCTGCACCATCATCAGCAACCGCGCGCTGATGCCCATCGTGCAGCTGCCCGCCGTGATGGTGCAATGGGCGCATGCGCGCGCTTCGATCGACGGCCTGGAACAGGTCATCAGCCTGCCCAATGAAGCGGATAACGCGCAGTTCGCGCTGACGCCGCGCAGCCTCGATACGGGCCTGCGCTTCGAGCGCATCCGCTTTACCTACGGCGGCGCGCAAAAGGTGGCGCTGGAAGTGGACAACCTCGCCATCCGTCCCGGCGAACGGGTGGGCCTGGTGGGCGCCATCGGCTCGGGCAAGAGCACCCTGCTGAAACTGGCTTCGGGCCTGTACCAGCCGGCCGAAGGCAAGGCCTACCTGGGCGACGTCGACATGGCGCTGCTGGCGCCGCCCGTGGTGCGCGAAATGGTCGGCTACCTGCCGCAGGAAACGCGGCTGTTCAGCGGCACCCTGCGCGACAACCTGCTGCTGGGGCTGGCCGACCCGGGCGAGGAAGCCATCCTGGCGGCGGCCAGGCGCACGGGCTTGATCGAGCTGATACTGGGCCAGCCGCGCGGACTGGCGCTGGCCATCACGGAAGGCGGGCGCGGCGTGTCCGGCGGCCAGCGCCAGCTGATCGCCGTCACGCGCCTGCTGCTGGCCAGGCCGCGCATCTGGCTGCTGGACGAGCCGACGGGCGCCATGGATGCGAAGACGGAGGCGCGCATCGTCGGCCTGCTGGGCGAACTGGCGGCCGAAGGCGTGACCATGGTCGCCACCACGCACAAGAACGCCCTGCTGCCCCTGCTCGACCGGCTGGTGGTGCTGCAGGCGGGACGCGTGCTGCTCGATGGCCCGCGCGACGTTGTCCTGGCCAAGCTGTCGGGCAAGCCGCAAGCGGTTCCCGCTTCCGCGCCCGCGCCGATGGTCCAGCCGGCGGCAGCGCAAGGAGCCGTCGCATGAAACTGGCCAAAGTCGAAACGCGGGAAGAAGCCAAACGGGGCCGGCTGCTGATCTGGAGCTGCGCGGCGGCGCTGGCGGGCGTCATCGCCTGGGCCTCGTGGGCGGAGCTGGACCAGGTCACGCGCGCCAACGGCCAGGTGATCGCCAGCTCGCGCAACCAGATTATCCAGGTGGCCGACGGCGGCGTGCTGGCCGAGCTGCGCGTGCACGAAGGCAGCATCGTGAAAAAGGGCGAACTGCTGGCCCGCTTCGACCGCACGCGGGCCGAGACGAGCTACCTGGAAAGCACGGCCAAGGCGGCCGGCCTGAAGGCGGCCGTGGCGCGGCTGCAGGCGGAAGTATTTGGCGGCGCGCCGAAATTTCCGCCCGAATTGCAGGCGTTCCCGGAATTTCGCGCCAACCAGCTGGCCCTGTTCAGCAAGCGCCAGGGCGCCGTGCAGGCGGAAGTGAGCGCGCTGGAAAGCGCCATGAAGCTGATCAAGGAAGAGCTGGAAATGAACTTGCCGCTGCTGGAAACGGGCGACGTCAGCCGCGCCGAGGTGCTCAAGCTCCGGCGCCAGGTGGTCGATATCCAGGCGCAGATCACCAACCGGCGCAACAAGTATCTGCAGGATAGCCAGACGGACATGGTGAAAGCCCAGGAAGACCTGGCCGGCGTGCTGCAGACCGTGACCCAGCGCAAGGAGCAGCTGGGTTCGACCGACATTTACGCGCCCACCGACGGCATCGTGCGCAATGTGCGCCTCACTACGCTGGGCGGCGTGGCCAAGCCGGGCGAGGAAATCCTGCAGATCGTGCCCACCGACGACGACCTGATCATCGAAGCGAAAGTGAAACCGGCCGACATCGCCTTCATCAAGCCCGGCCTGCCCACGGCCGTGAAGCTGGACGCCTACGACTACGGCATCTACGGCCGCCTGCGCGGCACCGTCAGCTACATCAGCGCCGATACCTTGAGCGAGGACAACAAGGGCAACGAGCAGCCCTATTACCGCGTGCAGATCAAGACGAGCGGGCGCAAGCTGATCGGCAAGAACGGCGAACCGATTTTGATCCAGCCCGGCATGACGGCCACCGTGGAAATCAACACGGGCCGCAAGACGGTACTGCGCTACCTGACCAAACCGATCACCAAGACGTTTTCCGAGTCCATGGGGGAAAGGTGAAGCAGCGCGTAAGCTGGGCAAGGCTGGCTCCAGGCAGTAGCCGGCCTCGCCAGCCTCGCCCGTCCGGCTACCTGCTGCAACGGCCATGTCGTGACCAGTACCGAGTGGCAAGTCGCGGTCACTGATTCTGGATGGCAGTACATATTCGGTACTTTTGGTTAACAAAGATGAGCCAAACTTGCCTGGGAGGGCGCTAAAATAGCGTCCCTCCCTTCATCGGTTTATCCGGGCAATCTCACGTCCCTCCTGATTCATGGCACTCGATCCCTCCACCACCCTCATCCTC is a window of Janthinobacterium sp. 1_2014MBL_MicDiv DNA encoding:
- a CDS encoding HlyD family type I secretion periplasmic adaptor subunit — encoded protein: MKLAKVETREEAKRGRLLIWSCAAALAGVIAWASWAELDQVTRANGQVIASSRNQIIQVADGGVLAELRVHEGSIVKKGELLARFDRTRAETSYLESTAKAAGLKAAVARLQAEVFGGAPKFPPELQAFPEFRANQLALFSKRQGAVQAEVSALESAMKLIKEELEMNLPLLETGDVSRAEVLKLRRQVVDIQAQITNRRNKYLQDSQTDMVKAQEDLAGVLQTVTQRKEQLGSTDIYAPTDGIVRNVRLTTLGGVAKPGEEILQIVPTDDDLIIEAKVKPADIAFIKPGLPTAVKLDAYDYGIYGRLRGTVSYISADTLSEDNKGNEQPYYRVQIKTSGRKLIGKNGEPILIQPGMTATVEINTGRKTVLRYLTKPITKTFSESMGER
- a CDS encoding TolC family protein, with product MATAAPDASAQSSTAWNFDQVLQQALQSHPAVQGKRSAQAAARADLDGAQWQRFPSLSAEVPTGSQETGGVVRIEQPLWSGGRIDAGIDAAGSRVDAAGAAIEEERLSLSLRVIAAYTEALRQTARVRSAETGLAEHQRLLDMIKRRVAQSVSSQTDQRLAESRAYQAANDVSSARQALENALAQLSQLAGKPVRLVSATGVGVGEPLPDASLERVMRQAIAYSPTLQRLDFEAQAADSEITMQRSAYMPKVVLRMEKPTGGINADNRTRAMLVLQAQPGAGLSAKAGVDAAVARREGARAAHDVAEREVRERFTLDWNEAEASRQRLGNAGEASTTSTQVFESYARQYVIGRKSWNDVLNAVREATQAQFSLEDTRAQAIAASLRLAAQTGTLAGRTAPAGTARAN
- a CDS encoding ATP-binding cassette domain-containing protein; translation: MDTSIKHGLLTLTERAARLTGQHLAAARLADLQRQLDDINDDAGPGVALTTVWQAAGLEGAARLLHEPTPGELPFAVYSASTGWGLLQARGADGAWSGEGIDGRPLQLASLAGLACVGLPRRAEKSAARPGALGLVRNALWLKKSVFVDAVLATALVTLLTMATSLFSMQVYDRVIPNQSFSTLWVLVVGVALSIGLEFILKQVRSRIVDHSCNDVDHELSEWFFQRMLGIRMEARPASVGTLAAQVKGFEMVRGVLTSTSLFVLTDVPFALIFLAMITIIGGWLVVVPLVALPLALVCGLMFQRAIQNHTRKNLNASNRKAGLLVEAVDGVETLKGSSAEWMMQARWAELVAETSHAEQNIRDYAALSQNITAAFQQLTNVALISMGAWFVAENQMTMGALMACTIISNRALMPIVQLPAVMVQWAHARASIDGLEQVISLPNEADNAQFALTPRSLDTGLRFERIRFTYGGAQKVALEVDNLAIRPGERVGLVGAIGSGKSTLLKLASGLYQPAEGKAYLGDVDMALLAPPVVREMVGYLPQETRLFSGTLRDNLLLGLADPGEEAILAAARRTGLIELILGQPRGLALAITEGGRGVSGGQRQLIAVTRLLLARPRIWLLDEPTGAMDAKTEARIVGLLGELAAEGVTMVATTHKNALLPLLDRLVVLQAGRVLLDGPRDVVLAKLSGKPQAVPASAPAPMVQPAAAQGAVA